From Syntrophorhabdaceae bacterium, a single genomic window includes:
- a CDS encoding FAD-dependent oxidoreductase: MEGYAHIFSPLKIGRITTKNRIEVSPAIPFLASEDYFVTRELIEWHRRMAKGGAGIVTIGETLIDYEDARNCGRLNTLCLADARSINGLAVLVEAIQRYGAIASIELNYEGSFKPTDMSVDQIKTTISRFADAAERCRLAGMEMIMIHGGHGHLLGKFFSPLTNKRSDRYGGNLQKRAAFALDVLDAIREKVGDQLSIEYRISADELIPGSPTVEDTTEFAKMIEDRIDLLHVSAGNLYAPETCARMIQPTYIPRGINVDCATGFKRALGIPVATVGSLNMDMAEGIISRNKADMVAMIRSIIADPDCVKKARAGRTDDVRPCVRCNRCLSITRDYTRPTRCTVNPEAGREVEFLNRDMPRTKKKVVVIGGGPAGMEAARTAARRGHEVILFEKDSELGGALIVASALPFKEDMRGYLAWARRTTLNEPNIHVRLSTEATTEAIEAERPDTVIIAVGGSPTALAVPGIDRKNVLRVADVDMGRVEIGDTILVVGAGLVGCETGLYLARKGRKVTIIDALSRAQITPDVHPLNLTTLIAMLNNQRVTIKTETKLEAVTDAGALVSDRDGYKYEIQCETVVLSVGVTPRSDLVQRFKHLAPEVHAVGDCRRERGNLGHAVTDGFNAVIEL, translated from the coding sequence ATGGAGGGATACGCACACATCTTCTCGCCATTGAAGATCGGTAGAATCACAACAAAAAACAGAATAGAGGTCTCCCCCGCCATACCTTTCCTGGCATCTGAAGATTACTTTGTCACACGTGAGCTCATCGAATGGCATAGGCGAATGGCAAAAGGTGGCGCCGGTATTGTCACCATAGGTGAAACACTCATTGACTATGAGGATGCTCGTAACTGCGGGCGGCTTAATACACTCTGCCTGGCCGATGCCAGATCGATAAACGGGTTGGCCGTACTCGTAGAGGCCATTCAGAGATATGGTGCTATTGCCTCAATTGAACTGAATTACGAAGGTTCCTTCAAACCTACCGACATGAGCGTTGATCAGATCAAAACAACCATCAGCCGATTCGCAGATGCAGCTGAACGATGCAGACTGGCGGGAATGGAAATGATTATGATTCACGGCGGTCATGGTCACCTCCTGGGGAAGTTCTTCTCCCCGTTGACAAATAAGCGCAGTGACCGCTATGGAGGCAATTTGCAAAAAAGGGCAGCATTTGCTCTCGATGTGCTGGACGCTATCCGCGAAAAGGTGGGCGATCAGCTGTCTATCGAGTATCGGATAAGTGCTGACGAGTTAATCCCCGGGTCGCCGACTGTCGAGGATACCACCGAGTTCGCAAAGATGATTGAGGATAGGATTGATCTGCTTCACGTGTCTGCTGGCAACCTTTATGCGCCTGAGACCTGCGCCCGAATGATTCAACCCACTTACATTCCACGCGGCATCAATGTGGACTGTGCCACTGGGTTTAAGCGGGCGCTTGGAATTCCGGTAGCCACGGTGGGCTCTCTCAATATGGATATGGCCGAGGGGATTATATCTCGGAACAAAGCTGACATGGTTGCCATGATCCGGTCGATCATAGCTGACCCGGATTGCGTGAAAAAGGCGCGCGCCGGTCGTACGGACGATGTCAGACCCTGCGTCCGGTGCAACCGATGTCTTTCGATTACCCGCGATTATACCCGCCCCACCAGGTGCACGGTCAATCCGGAAGCCGGCAGAGAGGTGGAATTCCTGAACCGAGATATGCCTCGAACGAAGAAAAAGGTAGTCGTTATAGGCGGGGGACCGGCAGGCATGGAAGCGGCCAGGACGGCAGCGCGTCGCGGCCATGAGGTCATCTTGTTTGAGAAGGATTCAGAACTGGGCGGGGCGCTGATTGTGGCTTCAGCTCTGCCATTCAAGGAAGACATGAGGGGCTATCTGGCCTGGGCGAGGCGAACAACGCTAAATGAGCCTAACATCCACGTCAGGCTCTCGACCGAGGCAACCACCGAAGCGATAGAGGCGGAGCGTCCCGATACTGTTATTATTGCTGTTGGTGGTTCACCCACTGCGCTTGCGGTGCCGGGTATTGACAGAAAGAATGTGCTCCGGGTAGCTGACGTTGACATGGGTAGGGTCGAGATCGGGGATACGATTTTGGTCGTTGGCGCAGGCCTGGTTGGCTGCGAAACAGGGCTCTATCTCGCCCGTAAAGGCAGAAAGGTGACCATCATAGATGCGCTTTCCAGGGCCCAGATTACCCCTGACGTACACCCTTTGAACTTGACAACCCTTATTGCCATGTTGAATAATCAGCGCGTAACCATAAAGACAGAAACTAAGCTTGAAGCCGTGACAGACGCGGGCGCCCTCGTGAGCGATCGAGATGGGTATAAGTATGAGATACAATGTGAAACCGTTGTCCTCTCCGTTGGCGTCACGCCGAGGTCGGACCTGGTGCAAAGGTTCAAGCATCTTGCCCCGGAAGTTCACGCGGTTGGCGATTGCAGGCGAGAGAGAGGGAATCTTGGACATGCTGTTACGGATGGATTCAACGCGGTAATCGAGCTGTAA
- a CDS encoding aldehyde dehydrogenase family protein, translating into MKSHKMWIGGKWVDAESGKTFAVVNPTTEEELGQVPLGAEADVDKAVKAAVQAFPVWSNMPQSERTKILFRLAEAVRKNADELISLEVNEHGTPIQLARGFLAAGADEIEYKAAISRAMMGQVLPKTILPNTLAYLQRVPIGVAALITPWNVPLLMMISMLTPALAVGNTCILKPASINSLIAVKFAEILDTIGLPPGAVNLITGPGSTVGEALATHPGVDLVRFTGSSDTGKDIMRAASQTVKKVIMELGGNNPIIVCEDADVETAATLQAQRHFGNTAQNCSTPGRYYVHEKVYDQFVERFASEVKKIVVGDPKDEKTTMGPMTNKQQREKVEYYIQSAIKEGARIVCGGQRPTTPPLNKGYFLMPTVVADVTHNMTIAREEIFGPAAPILKFSSEEEVIKLANDSEYGLCAGVWTKNVAKALKFVNQLRVDSVFINMPRMMAAEFPWGGNVKESGVGKDGSLCGMEELTELKLVCIAHA; encoded by the coding sequence ATGAAGAGCCATAAGATGTGGATAGGAGGGAAATGGGTTGACGCTGAATCCGGCAAAACGTTTGCCGTCGTTAATCCAACCACCGAAGAGGAACTCGGTCAGGTTCCCCTCGGGGCCGAAGCTGACGTCGACAAAGCGGTAAAGGCAGCCGTTCAGGCTTTCCCCGTCTGGTCGAACATGCCGCAGAGCGAACGAACAAAAATCCTTTTCCGATTGGCCGAGGCGGTACGAAAAAACGCGGATGAGCTTATCTCGCTTGAAGTAAATGAACATGGTACGCCGATCCAGCTTGCCAGAGGCTTCCTTGCTGCCGGGGCCGACGAGATCGAGTACAAAGCAGCAATCAGCAGGGCGATGATGGGTCAGGTCCTTCCAAAAACAATCCTCCCCAATACCCTGGCTTACCTCCAGCGGGTCCCCATTGGGGTGGCCGCCCTCATTACACCCTGGAACGTCCCGCTTCTGATGATGATCTCAATGCTCACGCCCGCCCTGGCCGTCGGCAACACCTGCATATTGAAGCCGGCGAGTATAAACTCTCTGATAGCTGTCAAATTCGCCGAAATATTGGATACGATAGGCCTCCCACCCGGTGCTGTCAATCTGATCACCGGGCCTGGCAGCACTGTCGGCGAAGCGCTGGCTACGCACCCCGGAGTTGACCTGGTGCGGTTCACCGGAAGCAGCGATACCGGGAAAGACATCATGCGCGCCGCGAGCCAAACGGTCAAGAAGGTCATCATGGAACTGGGAGGGAACAATCCGATCATCGTCTGCGAAGATGCGGACGTAGAGACTGCAGCTACCCTTCAGGCCCAGAGGCATTTCGGCAATACAGCCCAGAACTGTTCAACTCCAGGACGCTACTACGTCCATGAGAAGGTGTACGACCAATTCGTGGAGAGGTTTGCAAGTGAGGTGAAGAAGATCGTCGTAGGTGATCCCAAGGATGAGAAAACCACGATGGGACCTATGACAAATAAACAACAACGCGAAAAAGTGGAGTACTATATCCAGTCCGCTATTAAGGAAGGTGCCCGTATTGTCTGTGGCGGGCAGAGACCCACGACACCGCCGCTCAACAAAGGTTACTTTCTCATGCCGACTGTAGTCGCGGACGTGACCCACAACATGACAATAGCGCGAGAAGAGATATTCGGTCCGGCGGCCCCCATCCTAAAGTTCTCCTCAGAAGAAGAAGTCATAAAGTTGGCAAATGATTCAGAGTACGGTCTTTGTGCCGGAGTGTGGACTAAGAATGTTGCGAAGGCCCTAAAGTTCGTGAATCAATTGCGCGTTGACAGTGTTTTTATAAACATGCCAAGGATGATGGCTGCTGAATTCCCCTGGGGCGGAAACGTGAAGGAAAGCGGTGTGGGTAAGGATGGGTCTCTGTGCGGAATGGAAGAACTTACTGAACTCAAACTGGTCTGTATTGCTCACGCTTGA
- a CDS encoding SDR family oxidoreductase, producing MIQIDLAGKVAFVTGASSKRGMGHAIALRLAGYGANVVVMDKFAAPKSLFSGDEKWRGLDEEVEEIKAMGRDALALTLDISGTKEVNEGVAKAIDKFGKIDILVNCAAIRGTPNLDIVNGDENEWKAMFEINLLGSFLISKPIVKDMIKRGQGGKIVHFASLAGRFGVKGNAAYSASKWGVIGLVQSLALEVAAHKINVNAICPGMIITNLRDRFHEEGAKREGITAEQFRLKEYEMVSKGIPIGRMGTVDDIADVVSFLVSPLSDYMTGQSLNVCGGAHMD from the coding sequence ATGATTCAGATCGATCTCGCAGGTAAAGTTGCATTTGTGACAGGGGCGTCCTCGAAGAGAGGAATGGGGCACGCCATAGCGCTGCGTCTGGCCGGCTATGGAGCCAATGTAGTGGTGATGGACAAATTCGCCGCGCCGAAAAGCCTCTTCTCTGGAGATGAAAAATGGAGAGGACTCGATGAAGAAGTGGAAGAGATAAAGGCCATGGGAAGAGACGCTCTGGCTTTGACGCTCGACATCAGCGGCACGAAAGAGGTAAACGAGGGCGTCGCCAAAGCGATCGACAAATTCGGAAAGATAGATATTCTGGTGAACTGTGCCGCCATACGCGGAACACCCAATTTGGACATCGTCAACGGCGACGAAAATGAATGGAAGGCCATGTTTGAGATTAACCTGCTGGGTTCCTTTCTCATTTCAAAGCCTATCGTCAAAGACATGATAAAACGGGGTCAGGGCGGAAAGATCGTCCACTTCGCATCACTCGCAGGAAGATTCGGCGTCAAAGGCAATGCAGCATATTCAGCTTCCAAGTGGGGGGTGATCGGGCTCGTCCAGAGTCTCGCTCTTGAGGTCGCCGCTCACAAAATCAATGTTAATGCTATCTGTCCCGGCATGATCATTACTAATCTTCGAGACAGGTTCCACGAAGAAGGTGCGAAGAGAGAAGGCATTACAGCGGAGCAATTCAGGCTAAAAGAGTACGAAATGGTGTCCAAAGGAATTCCTATAGGACGCATGGGAACTGTCGATGATATCGCCGATGTGGTTAGTTTTCTGGTATCGCCGCTCTCCGACTACATGACGGGCCAATCCCTCAATGTGTGCGGTGGCGCCCATATGGACTGA
- a CDS encoding FAD-dependent oxidoreductase encodes MKTPAEGYEDFSCEIVVIGGGGSGLAAAVAAAEKGKRVLVAEKRRNLGGDTAMAGGFFAAESPALKRLRNESSKAELIKKALSYAHWKTDPMIVRAFINKSGDTAEWLVNMGIKFADISQFIPTQGPRIFHLPRGLGIGVVKVLAKRCQDLGVQILRGVAIKKILIDDDGETIGVMAVSNDKDFRIHAKSVIVAAGGYAGNKQLLRQHYPYYTETLHAVGLPLTGDGLIMATEAGAATEGLGTLLLRGPYFRGALDVVTVAMEPNTIWVNKRGERFVDETSGFTWPEAANALNRQPEKVSFTLFDEEIKRGFIERGLIKGYANKPPLTKLTKLEKKLEIEAAKGGIKISYSLEQIARWIGAIPKVLINTVSEYNLSCERGYDDLLLKDGSFLVPLRKPPYYAIKCHQGFLGTIGGIKINHHMEVLNQEGDSIPGLFAAGAGTGGWESDTYCLELSGSAFGFALNSGRIAGENAADYVS; translated from the coding sequence ATGAAAACACCGGCAGAGGGTTACGAAGATTTCAGCTGCGAAATTGTCGTCATAGGAGGAGGTGGAAGCGGCCTTGCCGCCGCCGTTGCGGCTGCCGAGAAAGGGAAAAGAGTTCTCGTGGCAGAGAAGAGGCGCAACCTGGGAGGAGATACAGCAATGGCCGGGGGATTTTTCGCAGCAGAAAGCCCGGCGTTGAAGCGCCTGAGAAACGAATCGAGCAAAGCCGAACTGATAAAAAAGGCATTAAGCTACGCGCACTGGAAAACGGATCCGATGATCGTTCGTGCTTTCATAAATAAGTCCGGCGATACGGCAGAATGGTTAGTAAATATGGGAATAAAGTTCGCGGATATATCCCAATTTATTCCTACGCAGGGTCCCCGCATTTTTCACTTGCCACGCGGTCTGGGTATCGGTGTTGTCAAAGTTCTGGCCAAAAGGTGCCAGGACTTAGGTGTGCAAATACTTCGTGGTGTCGCCATCAAGAAGATATTGATCGATGACGATGGGGAGACCATTGGGGTTATGGCCGTATCAAACGACAAGGATTTCAGGATCCATGCCAAAAGTGTCATTGTTGCCGCCGGAGGATATGCCGGGAATAAGCAATTGTTGAGGCAACATTATCCTTATTACACGGAGACCCTTCACGCAGTCGGCTTGCCTCTCACGGGTGACGGATTGATCATGGCGACAGAGGCAGGGGCCGCTACAGAGGGTCTGGGAACGCTGCTTTTGCGCGGTCCTTATTTTCGTGGAGCTCTGGATGTGGTGACTGTCGCGATGGAACCTAACACAATATGGGTAAATAAGAGAGGAGAGCGGTTTGTCGATGAAACCAGCGGGTTCACATGGCCTGAGGCCGCGAACGCGTTGAACCGGCAACCGGAAAAGGTTTCTTTCACGCTTTTTGACGAAGAGATCAAACGGGGCTTCATAGAGCGGGGGCTCATCAAGGGTTACGCGAACAAACCACCCCTCACCAAGCTGACGAAACTTGAAAAGAAGCTTGAAATAGAAGCTGCCAAGGGAGGGATAAAGATATCCTACTCCCTGGAACAAATTGCCAGATGGATAGGGGCGATTCCGAAAGTCCTGATCAACACCGTCAGTGAGTACAATCTTTCTTGTGAGCGCGGATATGACGATCTCCTCCTAAAAGACGGGAGTTTCCTGGTACCGCTGCGTAAGCCGCCTTATTATGCTATCAAATGCCATCAGGGTTTTCTCGGTACGATCGGTGGCATCAAAATCAATCATCACATGGAAGTGCTCAATCAGGAAGGTGATTCTATCCCGGGGTTGTTCGCCGCAGGAGCAGGCACAGGAGGCTGGGAATCGGACACATACTGTCTCGAGCTCAGCGGGTCTGCATTTGGCTTTGCGCTCAATTCGGGGCGAATTGCCGGGGAGAATGCGGCAGACTATGTCTCATAA
- a CDS encoding TRAP transporter small permease produces MNGKRLNEVLVGTAEILCALLLILIAVLTIAQVIMRYVFSYPFTWSEELCIAAFIYLAFLGIGVAYSQDRHLWVDAFLVMLPQTVRTIVDRIVLGLSAGFLLFVSALMIKVMVVTSKVGITTAALEIPKAFIYLSLPLGMILFFVQVVRKFRKLGRPQ; encoded by the coding sequence ATGAATGGGAAAAGACTCAACGAGGTGTTAGTCGGTACCGCCGAGATCCTGTGCGCCTTGCTCCTAATCTTGATCGCGGTGCTTACCATTGCCCAGGTAATCATGCGCTATGTGTTCAGTTATCCTTTTACCTGGTCTGAGGAGTTATGTATTGCTGCGTTTATCTATTTGGCATTCCTGGGGATCGGCGTGGCCTACTCCCAGGATAGACACCTCTGGGTAGACGCCTTTCTGGTCATGCTCCCCCAAACCGTACGAACTATCGTGGACCGGATTGTTCTGGGGCTTTCGGCGGGTTTCTTGTTGTTCGTAAGCGCTCTGATGATTAAGGTGATGGTCGTGACCTCGAAGGTGGGCATTACCACCGCCGCTTTGGAGATTCCCAAGGCGTTTATCTATCTTTCCTTGCCCCTGGGCATGATCCTATTTTTCGTTCAAGTGGTGAGAAAGTTCCGGAAACTCGGGAGGCCGCAATGA
- a CDS encoding TRAP transporter large permease — protein sequence MILLFGVMLLTLFLGMEIGTAMGFAGMVYILISWLGPAPIALTTIAQNFVYGVDSFPFLAMPMFILAGGLMNEGGVTYHLVRFSQALVGHVTGGMGNVSVVANMIVSGMTGSAVADASATGSVMIPAMKQEKYPPEMASAVIAASACIGPIVPPSIAFVLIGSMTGTSIGRLFLGGAAPACLMGVLLLITNYVVSKRKGLVTVKKFDRKELFRAAKDSALSILMPIVVVGSIVFGIATPTEAAGVAVAYALFLGFVVYRKLTLRSTFEVVKKCAVLTASVCFTVAGAAVISWVASAEQITVKMTEGLLSISSNPLVILFIINAILFVLGFPLEPLPLTMMLIPILFPVITKLGIDPVHFVVIFAVNTSLALITPPVGATLYIVSALGQTTVSKVSRAVIPYLIGLLIALVIITLWPGLTLWLPNHLMR from the coding sequence ATGATTCTTCTTTTCGGCGTAATGCTGCTCACGTTGTTTTTGGGCATGGAGATTGGAACTGCCATGGGTTTCGCAGGAATGGTCTACATCCTTATCTCATGGCTGGGTCCCGCCCCGATTGCTCTCACGACCATAGCCCAAAATTTTGTTTACGGTGTCGATTCCTTCCCGTTTCTTGCCATGCCAATGTTTATCCTGGCCGGCGGGTTGATGAACGAAGGAGGAGTAACGTACCATCTGGTCCGCTTCTCTCAGGCCTTGGTCGGTCACGTGACAGGGGGGATGGGCAACGTATCCGTCGTCGCTAATATGATTGTGTCAGGGATGACCGGATCTGCGGTGGCCGATGCGAGCGCCACCGGATCGGTGATGATTCCGGCAATGAAGCAGGAAAAGTATCCACCGGAGATGGCGTCTGCCGTGATCGCAGCTTCGGCCTGCATTGGACCTATTGTGCCTCCCAGCATCGCTTTCGTCCTCATCGGGAGCATGACCGGCACGAGCATCGGGCGCCTATTCCTCGGGGGCGCCGCCCCGGCGTGTCTGATGGGTGTTCTGCTTCTGATCACGAACTATGTTGTGTCCAAACGAAAGGGACTGGTTACGGTGAAGAAATTCGATCGCAAAGAACTGTTTCGAGCCGCTAAGGATTCAGCCCTATCGATTCTCATGCCCATCGTCGTTGTGGGGTCGATCGTGTTCGGCATAGCCACCCCTACGGAAGCAGCCGGAGTGGCTGTAGCCTACGCTCTTTTCCTCGGGTTTGTGGTCTACCGGAAACTTACGTTAAGAAGCACGTTTGAGGTGGTAAAGAAGTGTGCCGTCCTGACTGCATCCGTATGCTTTACGGTCGCTGGGGCTGCGGTCATCTCGTGGGTCGCAAGCGCCGAGCAGATTACCGTCAAGATGACAGAGGGACTGCTCTCTATATCGAGCAATCCTCTGGTGATTCTTTTTATCATCAACGCCATTTTGTTCGTGCTGGGCTTTCCCCTGGAGCCGCTTCCTTTAACCATGATGCTGATCCCCATCTTGTTTCCTGTTATCACTAAGTTGGGCATTGATCCAGTTCATTTTGTCGTAATATTCGCCGTGAATACGTCGCTTGCTCTAATTACGCCACCCGTGGGTGCCACTCTCTATATTGTCTCGGCACTGGGCCAGACTACCGTATCAAAGGTGTCTCGAGCGGTCATACCCTATCTCATCGGGCTTCTCATCGCTCTTGTCATCATCACCCTGTGGCCCGGATTGACGTTGTGGCTTCCTAACCATCTTATGAGATGA
- a CDS encoding TRAP transporter substrate-binding protein, whose product MRKAIGGCVRTISISVSIFILLSFGAACLATAYTGEGQKTLILKSGSEGPMNELGTQGAMRFAELMKQRTNGKIQITHYPDSQLGKWQQMLESVKAGSLAIVYTPAGGSEDFYMMLYPYIFRDSDHAAKVLQGPIREEWAKKHMEKTGIYIFGGLNAGFQHCVFAKAQVRTPADMKGMKFRVPQDRVFVETFQALGARPTPIALGELYLALRQGVADGAAGLLDVFVNFNMYDVAKYLVLTKHMFQPLWAHMNGELWQSLTPETRTVWLDTWKEVAAWADKEGRDRELKNIALWKSKGGVVIEPDVNAFREATKDVWKKLVTKPEEREAYEKIRALQ is encoded by the coding sequence ATGAGAAAAGCAATAGGTGGATGTGTACGGACGATCTCTATCTCTGTCTCTATCTTTATTCTGCTTTCGTTTGGTGCGGCTTGCTTAGCCACAGCCTATACGGGTGAAGGACAGAAGACCCTGATTCTGAAGTCAGGGTCTGAAGGCCCCATGAACGAGTTGGGAACCCAGGGAGCTATGCGATTTGCCGAACTGATGAAGCAACGAACAAACGGGAAAATCCAAATCACCCATTATCCCGATTCGCAGCTGGGAAAATGGCAACAGATGCTCGAATCGGTTAAAGCCGGCAGCCTGGCGATAGTCTACACGCCGGCAGGGGGTTCCGAGGACTTCTACATGATGCTGTATCCGTACATCTTTCGCGATTCCGATCATGCTGCCAAGGTTCTCCAGGGGCCCATCAGAGAAGAGTGGGCAAAAAAGCACATGGAAAAGACCGGCATCTATATCTTTGGCGGACTCAACGCAGGATTCCAGCATTGTGTGTTCGCCAAAGCCCAGGTTCGCACGCCGGCGGATATGAAGGGAATGAAATTCAGAGTTCCCCAGGACAGGGTCTTCGTCGAAACCTTTCAGGCCCTGGGTGCGCGTCCGACGCCCATAGCCCTGGGAGAACTTTACCTGGCGCTCCGTCAGGGAGTAGCCGATGGCGCCGCAGGCCTTCTGGACGTTTTCGTCAATTTCAATATGTATGACGTGGCAAAGTATCTGGTCCTGACAAAACACATGTTTCAACCTTTGTGGGCCCATATGAACGGTGAGCTGTGGCAGAGCCTGACCCCGGAAACCCGGACGGTCTGGCTGGATACATGGAAAGAAGTCGCAGCATGGGCAGACAAGGAAGGGAGAGACAGGGAATTAAAGAACATAGCTCTGTGGAAATCAAAAGGAGGAGTAGTGATCGAGCCAGATGTGAACGCGTTCCGGGAAGCGACGAAGGATGTCTGGAAGAAGCTCGTCACCAAGCCTGAAGAAAGAGAGGCGTACGAGAAAATTCGGGCTTTACAATAG
- a CDS encoding TRAP transporter substrate-binding protein — translation MERKIMRYLLVTIVCSVILMGLSPLATAYTGEGQKTLILKIGSEIPGNDPLSQAPSRFAERMTQRSNGKIQITYFPDSQLGKWQQMLESVKTGSLAMMYSPAGGSKEFYVIQLPFLFRDLDHARKVMDGEIREEWSRRHLEKTGIYIFGWQFGGWQSMFFNKTQVRAPADMKGMKFRVPQDKIFVETFEAIGARPTPIPFGELYIALRQGVADGLAVPTQPVVAMKFWEVLKYGTLTHHMISAFLLHLNGDVWKSLTPESKKLWMDTWKEVNAEVTKIVLDKEREDVDLMKSKGMVFSEPNIEAFREATKDVWRKMLTEPAEFEAYDKIKAAR, via the coding sequence ATGGAAAGGAAAATAATGCGTTATTTGCTAGTGACTATCGTGTGTTCGGTCATTCTTATGGGTCTATCTCCTCTGGCTACAGCGTATACGGGTGAAGGACAGAAGACCCTTATTCTGAAAATCGGCTCAGAGATTCCCGGCAACGATCCTTTAAGCCAAGCGCCTTCACGGTTTGCAGAAAGAATGACCCAGCGTTCGAACGGAAAAATTCAGATCACCTATTTTCCAGATTCGCAGCTTGGAAAATGGCAACAGATGCTCGAATCGGTCAAGACCGGCAGCCTGGCAATGATGTACTCACCCGCCGGTGGGTCGAAAGAGTTCTACGTAATCCAACTCCCTTTCCTGTTCCGTGATCTGGATCATGCGCGCAAAGTCATGGACGGTGAAATCAGAGAGGAATGGTCAAGGAGACACCTGGAGAAAACCGGAATCTATATATTTGGCTGGCAGTTTGGAGGCTGGCAGTCTATGTTCTTCAATAAAACTCAGGTCCGCGCGCCCGCCGATATGAAGGGAATGAAATTCAGAGTTCCCCAGGACAAGATTTTTGTTGAAACCTTCGAGGCCATAGGCGCGCGTCCCACGCCCATACCATTTGGAGAACTTTACATAGCCCTGCGTCAGGGAGTTGCCGACGGTCTCGCCGTGCCCACACAGCCTGTTGTGGCCATGAAGTTTTGGGAAGTTCTGAAATATGGGACTTTGACCCACCACATGATTTCGGCATTCCTCCTCCATTTGAACGGAGATGTCTGGAAGAGCCTCACTCCGGAGAGCAAGAAGCTTTGGATGGATACGTGGAAAGAGGTTAATGCAGAGGTGACCAAAATAGTGTTGGATAAAGAACGTGAGGATGTAGATTTGATGAAATCGAAAGGGATGGTTTTCTCCGAACCAAATATCGAGGCTTTTCGAGAAGCTACAAAGGACGTCTGGAGGAAGATGCTCACGGAGCCGGCGGAATTCGAGGCTTATGACAAGATCAAGGCGGCACGTTAG